CCCCCACCAATGGCGATCCCGGCGTTCGAGCAGAAGAGGTCGATGGGACCGAAGGTCTCCTCGGTCCGCTCGACCACGGCGTCGATGTCGGCCTCCCGGGTCACATCAGTCGGGACGGCGAGCGCCCTGGTCGTCGACCCGCGCCCGTCACTGTCGTCGTTGATCTCCGCGGCGACGGCGCGGCCACCGTCGGCGGCGAGGTCGGCCACCACGACGGCCCGAGCCCCTGCGGCGGCGAAGCGCCGGCACAAGGCCCGGCCGATGCCGCTGGCGCCGCCCGTCACCACCACCACCCGGTCGTCGAGCTCCACGATGCCGATCCTACGGGCCGATCCTGGAGCCCGCCGCCGGGTCAGGCGGCAGGTGCCGCCGCCATCACCTCGGCGAGGGACTCGGCGATGCAATGCCGCAGCAGCACGGGGTCATCGATGGCGGCCGAGTCGCTGTTGATACCCATGTCGAGCTGGGAGCGGTACGACAGGACGCTGGCGTTGAAGGCGGTCCCGCCGGTCGGGCCCATGGGATGGTTGGACAGGACGCGGGCTCCGGCCACGAAGAGGTCGACCGGTGACCCCCGCACGTTGGATGCGGCCAGGTCCACCGTCTCCACCTGCTGGCGGACCAGCCGGGTAAGCAGTGGGCCCGGCAGGCCGGTCAGCACGCCGGTCAGGGCGTCGGCCAGGCCCAGGGCACGCTCAGCCTTGACGGTGGCGAGGCGCTCGTGCACGGCGCCGAACCGCTCGACGGGGTCGAGGATGCCGGCTGGCACCAGCACCCGAGCGGGTGTGAAGGCGTTGCCGGCCACGGAGCGATCGTGGCGGGTGCTCACCGGCATCGAGATCCGCAGCTCGTCGGCGTCGACACCGCGTGCCCGGTGGTAGGCGGCGGCGCCGCCCGCGACGCCGGTCACGAACACGTCGTTGACGGTGCCCCCGAGAGTCCCGGCGGTCCGCTTCGCCTCGTCGAGGTCGATGCTCAGGATCTCGAAATGGCGGGCGGTCGACCGCCGCCCGGCCCACAGCGGTGAACGGGCGCCGTCGGTCACCAGCGCCTGACGCACCATCGATCGCGCGCTCTCCATCACGTCCGCCGCCTCGCGACCGAGCGACTGGGGGTGCGACGCGATCTCGAAGGCGCCGCTCCACACGCCGCTGACGGCGTGCGGAACCCGCTCGAGCTGACGGCGCATCTCGGTGACCAGTCGGATCGGTCCGCTCTCGAACCGGGCTGGTTCGGCGCCCCGGCCGTCGCCCTCGGGCTCCGGGTCGGGTGCGTCACGCGAGAGGTCGATGAAGCTGGTCGACAGGCGGACACCCCCCACGCCGTCGGTCACGGCGTGGTGGATCTTGGCCAACAGGGCGGCCCGGCCGCCGGACAGCCCTTCGACGACGGTCATCTTCCACAGAGGCCGACGGGGGTCGAAAGGGTCCTGCAACCACTGGGCGCCGAGGTCGAGGAGCTGGCGGTCGGCCCCTGGCGCGGGGAGCGCGAGGCGACGCACGTGATAGTCGAGGTCGAAGTCGGGGTCGTCGACCCACTCCGGCGGCGCCAGTGGCAGCTGGGCGAGCTCGACCCGCTGGCGAAGGCGGGGCAGCGCCCGAATGGCGTTGGCCATGCGCAGGCGAAAGCGACCGTAGTCGGGGGCCTGGTCGAGCAGCGTCAGGTTTAGGAACGACGAGCGCAGCACCGGGTCCCGCTCGACGGTCAACATCAGGGCCTCGTGCCCGGTGAGCGGCACCGAAGCCGGCTGCGCGTCGTGTGACATCGCCGTCAGGGTAGTGCGTCTCGGCCCTGCGACGTCCGCCCGAGCAGGGGCTCAGCGGGCGATGCTGGTGTGCTTGAACTCGTTGAGCTCCGGTCGGCTCTGGGCCAGGGTGACGACGTGCTCGATGGTCGATCGGGCGAGCTCGGCGTCCCCCTGGGGACGGGTCATGAGCCGGACGAACACGGCCTGACCGTCGACCATGAAGGTCGGCACGCCGAAGGCCCGGTGCTCGTTGACCGAGCTCTCGTGGGCCTTGCGGAACGTCTCGAGCGGCCATCCGTCGGCAATCTCGGCCATGACCTGATCGGGATCCACGCCGTGGTCGGCCAGCACCCGACGCACGTCGGCCTCCTCGCGGAGATCCTTGCTCTCGTCGTGGCGGGCCCGGAACAGGCCCAGGTGCACGCCGTAGAACGCCTCCGGGTAGCGGTCACGCACCACGATGCCCGCCTGCATGGCGAGCAGGTGGGGAGCCTTCTCAGGGTCGTCCCAAACCGCGGGCCGACCCTCTTCGACGTGGGCCTGGATGAGAGAGAACGGAACGAAGCCGACCTCCCAGTCGGCGCCGCCGGCGAGGGCCGCCACCACGTGCTCGTGGGCGTTGCGGGCGAAGGGACAGAGATAGTCCCAGTTGACGTCGAACGACAGTCTGCTCATGAACATGTCAACGCGGCCGGCTCGGGTGAGATTCCGCGCTCAACCCTCCGAGCGGACGAGGTGCCGGCCCAGGCGCCCGAGCAGGGCGCCGATCGCCGCCCCGGCCAGCACGTCGGACGCGTGATGGATGCGGACGTAGATCCTGCTCGAGGCCACTACCACGGCGAGGCCGTAGTAGAGCGGCCACAGCCGGTCGCCGTCGGACAACAGCCCGGCGGCGCAGAAGGCCGAGGTGGCGTGGCCGCTCGGGAAGCTGCTGGTCACGGGCTGGCGCAGCGGCAGGGGACGGGAGTCCGACGACGGAGGCCGCCGGCGCCGAACGAGCGACTTGATGCCGACGTTGACCAACAGCGACTCGGCCCCGAGGGCGACTGTCATCCGCACCGCGGACGACAGTCGGCGCTGGGAACCCAGGGCCCGTGCGGCCCCGACGATCACCCAGATCAGGCTGTGGTCGCCCACCGCCGAGGCTCCGTACATCACCCGGTCGGCGAGGCGGTTGCCCCGGAGGCGGTCGAACGCCGCGTCGACGCGGTCGTCGAAGGCGGCGACGCTCTCGCGGATCATCGCCACGCTCCCAGCCCGCCCGTCCCGGCCTGGCGGCCGACCCGCATTGTCGCGGACCACCTCAGACCAACGTCGGTTGGCCCCGCACCTCCACGGCGCGTGCCGGGTCACCGCCGAATGCAGGGCAGTACTCCTGCCAGTTGCAGTACTCGCACAGCGCGGACGGCTTGGGCCGAAAGTCCTCGAGCGCGCACGCCCGCTCGATCGCCGACCAGATCGCCGAGGTCCGGCGGCGCAGCCCCTGCATCGACTGGTCGGACGGGATGGTCGAGATGCTCAGCGGCTCGCGCAGGTAGAGCAGCTGCACCCGAGCGGGCCGCTCGCCGAGGACCTGCTCGCACAGGAAGGCGTAGAAGTGGACGCCCGCCAGGCGGAGCTGCTCCTGGGCCTGACCCGGGACCCGACCAGTCTTGTAGTCCGTGACCACGAGGCGCCCGTCCCGATCGATGTCCAGGCGGTCGATGACGCCCCGAAGGCGCAGGTCACCCAGGTCTGCCTCGAGGGCCAGCTCGACCCCCACCGCGGTCACCAGATCCGGGTCCTCGAGCTCGAAGTAGCCCCGGACCAGCCGCTCGGTGTCGGCCCGGAGCTCGTCGGTCTCGGTCGGCGTGAGCGCCAGGGCAGCGAGATCGGGCTCCTCCCGGGCAGAGCCCCAGGCCTGGTCGAGGTGCTCCAGTCCCGCCGCGAGGGTGCGCTGCCCGGCCGGCACCAGCCAGAAGAGCTGCTCCAAGGCATGGTGGACGAGGTTGCCCTTGACCGTCCATGGAGAGGGGGGCTCAGGCAGGCGATCGATCGCCGAGAAGCGGAAGGCCAGCGCGCAGTCCTTGAACGACGACACCTTGGAGGGGGACAGCGCGCTGGGTAGGGGCAGGGACATCGCCCACAGGCTAGAGGCGGGGTGTATCACCACGGGCGGATGGCCTCAATCGGGGCTCTCGCCGGCGAACGCCGATCGGACCGAGCGGGCCAGGAGGGCGGGGTCCTCGAGTGGTCCGAAGTGGCCGACACCGGGCACGACCTCGCCGCGGGCCCGAGGGAGGCGATCGACCACGGCCTCGACCAGCGCCGCTCCGAAGGTGTCGGACGTGGCGCCGCAGGCGACCGTCACCGGGCACCTGACCTCGGGCAGGTGGTCGTAGGCGTCGTGGCCCAAGCTCTGCTCGTAGACGAGGGCTTCCGTCTCGCCCCGGCACTTGAGCCGGACGCGACCGTCGTCCAGGTCGGCGAAGCCGTGATCGACGTAGGCGTGCAGCGCCTCAGGAGCCAGCCGGTCGAACGGAGGCTTGGAGGCGTAGTTGTCGAAGGCCTCCTGGCGGGAGTCGAAGATCTCCCGCCGGCGCCGGGCCGACTCCGAGAGCGGGTTGTCGCCCGATCCCGTGGGGAAGGGTCCGGTCGGCGGGAACACGATGGGCTCGAAGAGGTAGAGCGCCCGGAAGGTTCCCGGGCGGGCCTGCTCGGCCAGCAGCAGGCCGGCACCGCCGCCCGAATGGCCGACCGCGAACGGTCGCGCCAGCCCCAGGCCGTCGACGGTGGCGAGGACGTCACGGGCGAAGCCGCGCCAGTCGAAGTCCATCTGCGGGGGCAACCCGGAGTCGCCGTGGCCCCGCTCGTCGAGGGCGACGCTGTGAAATTGCCCACTCAGGAGGCGGGCGAGCGGGGCGAAGACGAGGCCGTGGAACCCGGTGGCATGGGCGAACAGGAGCGGCGGCCCGTCTCCCCCGAGGTCGTGGACGGCGATCTCGACGCCGTCGCTTGTCGTCACGGCGGGCGAGGACACCGACGTGACCATAGTGGGGGCCGTGTTGGGGACACTAACCTCGGCCGGTGCACGCCCGCCGGCGCATCCCCGATCTGCGGGACTGGGGTGTCGAGCCCGCATACAGGGGC
Above is a genomic segment from Acidimicrobiales bacterium containing:
- a CDS encoding wax ester/triacylglycerol synthase domain-containing protein; translation: MSHDAQPASVPLTGHEALMLTVERDPVLRSSFLNLTLLDQAPDYGRFRLRMANAIRALPRLRQRVELAQLPLAPPEWVDDPDFDLDYHVRRLALPAPGADRQLLDLGAQWLQDPFDPRRPLWKMTVVEGLSGGRAALLAKIHHAVTDGVGGVRLSTSFIDLSRDAPDPEPEGDGRGAEPARFESGPIRLVTEMRRQLERVPHAVSGVWSGAFEIASHPQSLGREAADVMESARSMVRQALVTDGARSPLWAGRRSTARHFEILSIDLDEAKRTAGTLGGTVNDVFVTGVAGGAAAYHRARGVDADELRISMPVSTRHDRSVAGNAFTPARVLVPAGILDPVERFGAVHERLATVKAERALGLADALTGVLTGLPGPLLTRLVRQQVETVDLAASNVRGSPVDLFVAGARVLSNHPMGPTGGTAFNASVLSYRSQLDMGINSDSAAIDDPVLLRHCIAESLAEVMAAAPAA
- a CDS encoding DsbA family protein, translated to MSRLSFDVNWDYLCPFARNAHEHVVAALAGGADWEVGFVPFSLIQAHVEEGRPAVWDDPEKAPHLLAMQAGIVVRDRYPEAFYGVHLGLFRARHDESKDLREEADVRRVLADHGVDPDQVMAEIADGWPLETFRKAHESSVNEHRAFGVPTFMVDGQAVFVRLMTRPQGDAELARSTIEHVVTLAQSRPELNEFKHTSIAR
- a CDS encoding phosphatase PAP2 family protein, which produces MIRESVAAFDDRVDAAFDRLRGNRLADRVMYGASAVGDHSLIWVIVGAARALGSQRRLSSAVRMTVALGAESLLVNVGIKSLVRRRRPPSSDSRPLPLRQPVTSSFPSGHATSAFCAAGLLSDGDRLWPLYYGLAVVVASSRIYVRIHHASDVLAGAAIGALLGRLGRHLVRSEG
- a CDS encoding PD-(D/E)XK nuclease family protein, giving the protein MSLPLPSALSPSKVSSFKDCALAFRFSAIDRLPEPPSPWTVKGNLVHHALEQLFWLVPAGQRTLAAGLEHLDQAWGSAREEPDLAALALTPTETDELRADTERLVRGYFELEDPDLVTAVGVELALEADLGDLRLRGVIDRLDIDRDGRLVVTDYKTGRVPGQAQEQLRLAGVHFYAFLCEQVLGERPARVQLLYLREPLSISTIPSDQSMQGLRRRTSAIWSAIERACALEDFRPKPSALCEYCNWQEYCPAFGGDPARAVEVRGQPTLV
- a CDS encoding alpha/beta hydrolase, which gives rise to MSSPAVTTSDGVEIAVHDLGGDGPPLLFAHATGFHGLVFAPLARLLSGQFHSVALDERGHGDSGLPPQMDFDWRGFARDVLATVDGLGLARPFAVGHSGGGAGLLLAEQARPGTFRALYLFEPIVFPPTGPFPTGSGDNPLSESARRRREIFDSRQEAFDNYASKPPFDRLAPEALHAYVDHGFADLDDGRVRLKCRGETEALVYEQSLGHDAYDHLPEVRCPVTVACGATSDTFGAALVEAVVDRLPRARGEVVPGVGHFGPLEDPALLARSVRSAFAGESPD